The Citrus sinensis cultivar Valencia sweet orange chromosome 4, DVS_A1.0, whole genome shotgun sequence DNA segment AAACATCGAAGGAGGTCGAGTTTGACAAGTTGATCAGAAGTACAGTAATCCCAGGCTGCAAAATAATGTAgcatttttaatcatgttataataaaagaataactGCATGCTGTATTTGTAAGATAGAGAAACTTAATTTACCTTTTCCTTGGAACAATGAGAATATACTCTCAAATATGGAGAGGCATTCTGAGTAGTAGCAAGCACATTCTTGCCCATCAGGCGATGCCACAGAAGAGAACTGGCACAAAAGGCGACACAGAATGTTagtgaaattttaataactcAAACTTGTTGAACCACTGAAGCACCCTGCTAAATAATTACCCATAATAATCAGGATTAGGAATGAATGTTGTAGTATTAAGGAGAGCATAGTTTCCACCAATCAAAGCTTGTCTGCAGAAAACCTTGTGATTGAAAGTTGATGTCATGCCCAGTTGGTCCAAGAAcctatttcaataaaataccACTTCACTATGtgtaaataaatacatgtgtACAAAGGTTTATAGGCAAAATGGTTTTTACCAGAAGCCGTCAGCAAAGGTATGTGACACATATTTGCCACCACTGTTGAAAGCTCCACCAGCTTCCCCCACCCAAGCTCCTGACCACGGCCCAAATTCCTTGACAGTCTCGGAAATATCTTTGTATGTCTGAGCAATCTGATCCAAGTAATACGGATCCTGAATCCTGTTAATAAGTTCAGGATCATTTCCTGCAAATAACAAAGAATTTTCTTACGCCAGAACCCAATAAGATTcctaaaaattttcaaggaAAAATACAGTAAATATGACAAACCTGGTCCAAGGTTATAGATATGGTGCGTTAGTCCATCGACAACATCTTGGCCTGATTTCTCTAGAAAAGTATTAAACCATTGCTTATCAAAAAAGCCAGCAGGTCCCAATACTTTAGGCTGTGTTGTGGCGTCAGGGTACATTTCTCTCACAAGATTTTTGAGTGCCACAATGTCTTTAGCATACTGCTCAGCAGAAACTTTAGCAGATACCCCAGATGCACAAAGTTCATTCCCTGATAATGATAAACATAACAGAAATTATATGCACAACTTTGcattatgcaaaaaaaaagattctaCCAATTCTGTTacaatcttaatttttacCGAGTTCGTAGGATTCAATCTTGTATCCTTTAGAGATTGTGTACTTCATCAAATCTCGAGCATTTTGTGCGTTCCAATCACCCTCCCAAAGTGTGTCATCAGTTTTAGATTTTTTCCTTCCAATGAGAGCGTTCAATCCAAATGTCATCATAGCTCTGGAAACAAATGCATCTTAGTTAATTACTGTTCAATCTTATACGTGTTTAGAATAGaaggattttgaatttttcgtGCAGTAAATACCCTGTTTGgttaaataaatcattgaTCTCATCCCATCTATTCATTGAGAGGCAGCCTTTGCTGAAGCCAAACAAACCATCTTTCCTAAGTTTAAAATGGGGGCACTTCTTTGCAGAATTGCCAACTTTGTAAAAGACCTGATCTTGCAATGAACCTCCAACTCTGATTCTCAAAGGCTGGAACGCTGAAAACGTTCGCCACAGTTAAAGTAAGaacgaaaacaaaaataaaacaagctAACAAAGGCTTGGCTAAACATAACGCTATATTTACCCTTGATTGCATTGGAAAGTATCTTGTTTTTCAAGTCCtgcaaatatttaaaaacccAGAAAACTAAATAAGTTTCTGCTTCATGTATATAATatggggaaaaaagaaaaaaagaaaaaaaataccagATTGAGAACGCCAGACTTTCCCCAGGGGCACTGGTTATAATCACATTTGTTAATTGGCCACCAGTCAATAGTTGCGCAAACAAAGTTGTCGTCAGTGTTGGCTATAGAGGTCGCTCCTTGAACCGTCACCTTTACATCTTCTGCTGAAGAAGAAACTGCTGAAAGCAGTAGCAGAAGAATAGACAATACTGTCACTTTAGCTATCATTATCACCACAATGATCAAGAATCAAactgcaattaaaaaaataaaatgatgtgACTGACATACGTACAAagacattatatatatactgcCAGTACAGTGCATAAAAGTGGTGTAACAGAAGAGTAATTCTGTTAGAAGTTGATAACCAATTCATCTAATTTTACTATACTTTGAACCGAAAAAATAACCccaaaaaattagagagagagagagagagagagaaaatctAATCTTTTTAGCATTATCTAATTTGTTAGATGATTCATGATTCTTTCCTTCTTAGTCTCTTGATGTTATCTTGTTCTTCTTAGTTGTCTAATCTTATCCCATTCGTATTTAAGTGGAAGATAATTAAAGTGTTTTATATCTTCtgtttttcttctaatttttattccaattttagatACAAAATTCAACCATTTCTGCTTTCATGTCAATTATGATTAAATTACTTCTCGCGTACATCTGGGATTTTTATTCCAATTTAAGatacaatttttgtttttttaataaaaaaaaatgatgctTTAGTCGGAGTCGTCGAACTCAAAACCTTCCATTTACTAAACGGGTGCTCTAACCAACCGAGCTACGAAAACAATCTCAGTATTTAGAACGGAGTGAAGTTCCATGCTAATCAAAAGACTCTTGAGTTAGAAAGTTCCAAGGTTTCTTAGCCTTTACACCGGGCTTAGATGAATTTTCGTATAAATTACAGAATTAGATGGAATATATCTAAGTAGCTTTCCATGACTTTTCTTGAGGAAATAAAACAAGGAATCTcgcatttcttttaaaattggGTGTCTGTAGTCCATGTATctgaaaatcaattaaaaagacCTATGAACATATGTACATATTACAAACTGTGCAATATACTCATTCCACCAGACGTAGATCAATGTCAAAAGATATGCATATTCCCTTTTGAAGCCATTAATTTAAATCAGAAGTAATCACTAATCAAAAGATATGCATATTCTAGCCCAACCTTCCCAGTAGAACCATTTGTCAAAAGTAATCACTCATAAATTCTGTGCGACTATAAATCGCAAGTTGATTTAGGGATATGAGCAAGTCCAGATGGTATGCCTCCAGTCATTTTGTTGCGTGACAGGTAACTACAACCAACGGAGCAATTGATTCACAATGCGATAGGAAAAAACCAAtcgaaatttaaattaaattagcaaCACAATGGTTATGTTCTTTACTCGTATGTAGTTATCACCATATTAAGCACAATATTGTCACTGAACGTCATCCATCTCcattttttgttcaaatttgttaagcataaacGAACACtgcttaatttaaatttgtaaagtAATCATGGAAGTACTTGTCATCTGTTACTTAAAACAATAGATGACATGTTGTCTCTATGTTTATAAAGTAAACGACATgtcttttcaaaattctgtATAGACGATTCATTGTAAATGATTACCTCCAAGCATATTGTTTACGATAGTCCTGTTTTTGGGTTAAAATATTCGATGACatgtctatattttttttgtaaattagaTGAAATATTGAAATGTCATGACGTTTCAAGCATCCAATTAtaccaaaattttctttaaatacacTAGTGAAGTTCTCATCACATATTTTAATGTGTTTAAgccaaaaaatatatcaattatacgtaaatgtaattgttattgctaCATACATATGCATACGTatagatatgtatatatatatatatatatatatatcaaaaaatTCAGACGTCACTATACATAAGAACATGAATATGATATTATTGCAGATGTAAAAAAGATATATCTCTTAAACTCAAAAAGCTTGCAAATTGCAATTGGCAGATAGATCCAAATTAATGAAACTCATGGGTTTCTCTTGAAGCTCACCTCCGTCCAATAATACTTGATCCAGTAGGCCGTACTCGTAATTAAAACACACTAGCTAGGCTAGAGGGTTCACCATTTCCATGCTTGTTTCTGGTTGCTGCCTCCCACAAAACTTTCAATCTCAAATGTACATACCACTCATGTCATAGTAATGAATACTCTTTAATTACCACCTAAAGAGCAGGACCCATTAATCCCGAAACAAGCATGGAAATAGCAACCACTTAATTTGCAACCAATTAACCACAGATATAATATCAAAAACAAATTGAAGACATAACACTTAATTAGACAATAACACCTAGGTAGAACCTCGTACGTTGAGAAGAGAGATCATGACATCATATATCCTCAGGAATTCCTGAAAATTAAGCTGCACCCAAATGTTTCTCGAACAAGAAAGATACCATGAGcaggaagatgaaagaaaatgtGTGAAAGAAATGATATAAGTTAAAGAAGGGGGATGACCATCAATTGTGAAGAGGGTTTGGGCCGGTGGGAACGAGTCTTTTTTCGACGCCGTATCTGGGATCAACGATCTGATCATGACCAAGTGGAGGTGGTGGTGGGGAGTAGTGTTGGTGGTGGTTTATTTGGAGTTGAATGCACAAAGAACGCGAGTTCTTGTTCAAGAACGTGTCACAAGAATTGGGATTCTTTATGTCGTAGGGCTTGGGAATGGGAAACCGGGCGGCTGACGACGACGATGCGAAAGAGATgagcagaagaagaagaggaagcaaGACTATCATCATCAAGAAGCGATGATGGCCGTGCATGTGCATGCCGGAGGGAGAGCTCTGCCTCTGCATGGCCATggcttttattgattaattaattttgatttcaatttcttgGAATACGGAGAGGGCGATGGGAGCGATTTGTAGTGAAAGAGATCGATCGAGGGACGGATGTATGTGGATGATGGATTGATGGTGTTGTGGGAAACTGGCATATGCAGAAAGGGACTCACTTTCACTGGTAGTGTGTTTCTAATAATGCAAAGAAAGCAGGCAGCAAGGGACTTATGAAGTTGTTTTAGTCACTGCATTCACTACATCTCCTCTCTCTCATCAAATGGATCACGTATTTTCGTAGGTCTGTAGTAACACTTAGTGCTTTTAATATAGCTTTAAGAAAGCTgcgatttcttttcttttcttttcttttctttatttatttatttatttttccgtTTTGGGGACCTTTTCTGGGTAAAATTTACGCAATGGATGATCGGACACATTAACTATACAAAATACGTAGTTCCGCATATTTTGACTCTTTGAGGTGCTTGTACAcagtatttttaaatttatttttttgttaatgattttattaaagtttacGTCttcaagattttaaaattcaaagttttgTTACATAATGATAAGGCCTACGccacattattattattattattaattattatttacgaTGTTGtggtataaaatttaaatttacctTCACCACAAGAGAAATGGGattttcatgaaaaataaaataaaataaaataaaatctgatCAATGAATCTAATTTGGAACTTGTTTTTTTTGGATAAGAATTTGGAACttatttggacttatttgtcTGAGCCCATGTGAATTGGTATGAGCCCGTGTGAACTGGATGGGCTATGGTTTCTAAGGCGAAGTGTTTAGTGACATTTGCGACAGGTGCGCCTGCCATCGCAAGAGGCGGCTCATATATgagactatttttttttttaataaattaattaacttagttttaatttttttaaactatcgACTAATCAAAATATATGTGAAACTGTCACAATTATACTTCGACAAGTTattttctgtatttttttttctgtcatTGCTTTACCATAATggatgaattaaaaaatataactaaattgataaaaacaaagtttaaagaaaataaaatgacacgTCTactaactaaataattaaaataacttattatcTCGAGCTCTTTCGAAAAGATTAACACCGAATTTTGAATAATGATatatttgtacaaaaattttgCACAACAACACTAAAGtcaaagtaaacaaaaaaaaaatcttataataaagaatatatttttctttaatgattatgtatgtattattttttatattaatcaatGGTGTTTGATAAACGAAATAACTCTCAAAATGATGACttaaaagtttattaattatccaCAACAATTGATAAGATATACTCCCTTTATATTTAACcaagtttattttcttagatttatcaaaaaataaacttattttatttttaaaaaaatataatatttcttcatcaatactcttattctaattttttccccctcaACAATAAACAAACGTTTTTTTAAGACGAACAATAAGAGtacttcaataataataatacgcGGATGATTTTTAGAAATTCGTTCGTTTATTTGTCAAAGTAAATCTATATATAAGAgaagtaaatttatatttaatttcatatgagacttttttttttttttggtgagaTTTGATGAGATAACAGGAGACATTTTTCGTTGGTCAATTCACGATAAACTCTTTTttagtttagttttttttttttttttttttttgtggtccTTGTAATTGGTCAGTAGTAACGTTAGTTAAAAGTGAAAACAGAAAGCATATTCGAATCTCTATTtcttcaatattattttatcactcattttcatttcttcttcttcttcttcttcttcttcttcagccTCCTTCAACAAACAGTTTCTCCTCCACCACCACGACGGAGATGAAAATGATCCCTCTCTTAATTCTCCTCTTTCTAGCCCCCACCCCATCTCTATCCGCACCCACCACGCTCACAGTCACCCCCAAAACCCTTACCAAATCAGGCGACACTGTTTCAATCCAATGGTCAAACGTCCCCTCCCCTTCAAAGCTCGACTGGCTCGGCATCTACTCCCCGCCCGACTCGCGCCACGACCATTTCATCGGCTACAAGTTCCTCTCCGAATCACCCACATGGGCTTCCGGGTCGGGCTCAATTTCAATTCCCCTCACCAACCTCCGCTCCTCGTACTCCTTCCGGATCTTCCGCTGGGCCGACTCCGAAATCAACCCCAAGAAGCAAGACCACGATCACAACCCTCTCCCCGGTACGGCCCACTTGTTGGCTAGTGCCGGGTCTGTCGGGTTCGAGACGGGACGGGGCCCCGAGCAGGTGCACTTGGCGTTCACGGAGGATGCGAGTGAGATGAGGGTGATGTTTCTGGCGGAAGATGGGGAAAA contains these protein-coding regions:
- the LOC102614850 gene encoding heparanase-like protein 2, translating into MIAKVTVLSILLLLLSAVSSSAEDVKVTVQGATSIANTDDNFVCATIDWWPINKCDYNQCPWGKSGVLNLDLKNKILSNAIKAFQPLRIRVGGSLQDQVFYKVGNSAKKCPHFKLRKDGLFGFSKGCLSMNRWDEINDLFNQTGAMMTFGLNALIGRKKSKTDDTLWEGDWNAQNARDLMKYTISKGYKIESYELGNELCASGVSAKVSAEQYAKDIVALKNLVREMYPDATTQPKVLGPAGFFDKQWFNTFLEKSGQDVVDGLTHHIYNLGPGNDPELINRIQDPYYLDQIAQTYKDISETVKEFGPWSGAWVGEAGGAFNSGGKYVSHTFADGFWFLDQLGMTSTFNHKVFCRQALIGGNYALLNTTTFIPNPDYYGSLLWHRLMGKNVLATTQNASPYLRVYSHCSKEKPGITVLLINLSNSTSFDVSVINDMNLYPSQEQTQDSQDEKPREEYHLTPEGGNIQSDVVLLNGTPLKLTNSLDIPSMEPKLADRYSPITVAPHSIVFATLRDFKAPACA
- the LOC102614565 gene encoding CLAVATA3/ESR (CLE)-related protein 9 → MAMQRQSSPSGMHMHGHHRFLMMIVLLPLLLLLISFASSSSAARFPIPKPYDIKNPNSCDTFLNKNSRSLCIQLQINHHQHYSPPPPPLGHDQIVDPRYGVEKRLVPTGPNPLHN